A portion of the Bacteroides faecium genome contains these proteins:
- a CDS encoding DEAD/DEAH box helicase: protein MLEKNEIIQSALRNLKIEELNPMQEASLEQATGRKDVILLSPTGSGKTLAYLLPLLLTLKPDDGNVQVMILVPSRELALQIDTVFKTMGTSWKTCCCYGGHPIAEEKKSIQGNHPAIIIGTPGRITDHLSKGNFNPETIETLIIDEFDKSLEFGFHDEMAEIITQLPGLKKRMLLSATDAEEIPEFTGLNRTVKLNFLPDVSEEQESRLTLMKVMSPAKDKVDTLYNLLCSLGSSSSIVFCNHRDAVDRVQKLLADKKLVAERFHGGMEQPDRERALYKFRNGSCHVLISTDLAARGLDIPEIEHIIHYHLPVNEEAFTHRNGRTARWDATGTSYLILHEEEKLPAYIPEDMETVVLPENPPRPPKSLWATIYIGKGKKEKLNRMDIAGFLYKKGNLTREDVGAIDVKEHYAFVAIRRAKVKQLLNLIQGEKIKGMKTIIEEAK, encoded by the coding sequence CTCTTCGCAACCTGAAGATTGAGGAGCTGAACCCGATGCAGGAAGCATCACTTGAACAAGCAACCGGAAGGAAAGACGTTATATTATTGTCTCCGACAGGGTCGGGTAAGACACTGGCTTATCTATTGCCTTTATTACTTACACTGAAACCGGATGACGGAAATGTGCAGGTCATGATTCTCGTTCCTTCGCGTGAGTTGGCTTTGCAGATTGATACTGTGTTTAAGACAATGGGAACTTCCTGGAAGACCTGTTGTTGCTATGGCGGCCATCCCATTGCGGAAGAAAAGAAGAGTATTCAAGGTAATCATCCCGCTATCATTATCGGTACTCCGGGGCGTATCACCGACCATTTATCGAAAGGAAACTTCAATCCCGAAACGATTGAAACTTTAATCATTGATGAGTTCGACAAGTCTTTGGAGTTTGGTTTCCATGATGAAATGGCGGAGATTATCACGCAGCTTCCGGGGCTGAAAAAACGCATGCTGCTCTCGGCTACGGACGCAGAGGAGATTCCCGAATTTACAGGACTGAACCGGACGGTCAAACTGAATTTCCTGCCGGACGTTTCTGAAGAACAGGAATCCCGCTTGACATTGATGAAGGTGATGTCTCCTGCGAAAGACAAGGTTGATACTTTATATAACCTGCTTTGCTCATTAGGAAGCAGCTCAAGCATCGTCTTTTGTAATCACAGGGATGCGGTGGATCGTGTACAGAAATTATTGGCGGATAAGAAATTGGTAGCCGAACGTTTTCATGGCGGCATGGAACAGCCGGATCGGGAGCGTGCTTTATACAAATTCCGTAATGGTAGTTGCCATGTATTGATTTCTACCGATTTGGCAGCACGTGGGCTGGATATTCCGGAGATTGAACACATCATTCATTATCACCTGCCGGTGAATGAAGAAGCCTTTACGCACCGGAATGGACGTACGGCACGTTGGGACGCTACCGGAACATCTTATCTGATTCTCCACGAGGAAGAAAAACTGCCTGCTTATATTCCCGAAGATATGGAAACAGTCGTTTTGCCTGAAAATCCACCCCGCCCGCCGAAATCTCTTTGGGCTACTATATATATAGGTAAGGGAAAGAAGGAAAAACTGAACCGGATGGATATTGCAGGATTCTTATATAAGAAAGGAAATCTGACTCGTGAAGACGTAGGTGCGATTGATGTGAAGGAACATTATGCTTTCGTTGCCATTCGCCGGGCAAAGGTGAAACAACTCTTGAACTTGATTCAAGGAGAGAAGATTAAAGGAATGAAGACCATTATTGAAGAAGCGAAATAA
- the serC gene encoding 3-phosphoserine/phosphohydroxythreonine transaminase has translation MKKHNFNAGPSILPREVIEDTAKAILDFNGSGLSIMEISHRAKDFQPVVDEAEALFKELLNIPEGYSVLFLGGGASLEFCMVPFNFLEKKAAYLNTGVWAKKAMKEAKGFGEVVEVASSAEATYTYIPKDYTIPTDADYFHITTNNTIYGTELKKDLDSPVPMVADMSSDIFSRPIDVSKYICIYGGAQKNLAPAGVTFVIVKNDAVGKVSRYIPSMLNYQTHIDNGSMFNTPPVVPIYSAMLNLRWIKAQGGVKEMERRAIEKADMLYAEIDRNKLFVGTAAKEDRSRMNICFVMAPEYKDLEADFMKFATEKGMVGIKGHRSVGGFRASCYNAMPKESVQALIDCMQEFEKLH, from the coding sequence ATGAAAAAGCATAATTTCAATGCAGGACCTTCCATTCTTCCGCGTGAGGTGATAGAGGATACAGCGAAGGCTATTTTAGATTTCAACGGCTCTGGTCTTTCTATTATGGAAATCAGCCACCGCGCCAAAGACTTCCAACCTGTGGTTGACGAGGCGGAAGCATTATTCAAGGAATTACTTAATATCCCCGAAGGTTATTCGGTATTGTTCCTTGGTGGTGGTGCCAGTCTGGAGTTCTGCATGGTGCCTTTCAACTTCCTTGAGAAAAAGGCTGCTTATCTGAACACAGGTGTATGGGCAAAAAAAGCAATGAAAGAAGCTAAGGGGTTTGGTGAAGTTGTAGAAGTTGCTTCTTCTGCTGAAGCTACATATACTTATATCCCAAAAGATTACACAATCCCGACAGACGCAGATTATTTCCACATTACTACTAACAACACGATTTACGGTACGGAATTAAAGAAAGACCTCGATTCTCCGGTTCCGATGGTTGCCGATATGTCTTCTGATATTTTCTCACGTCCGATCGACGTTTCTAAATATATCTGTATCTATGGTGGTGCACAGAAGAACCTGGCTCCTGCAGGTGTTACATTCGTTATTGTGAAGAATGACGCGGTAGGCAAGGTGTCACGTTACATTCCGTCAATGCTGAATTATCAGACTCACATTGATAATGGTTCTATGTTCAACACTCCGCCGGTAGTACCTATCTATTCTGCAATGCTGAATCTTCGTTGGATCAAAGCACAGGGTGGTGTGAAGGAAATGGAACGTCGTGCCATCGAAAAGGCTGATATGCTGTATGCAGAAATCGACCGTAACAAATTGTTCGTAGGTACTGCTGCCAAGGAAGACCGTTCACGCATGAACATCTGTTTCGTAATGGCTCCCGAATACAAAGACCTTGAAGCTGACTTTATGAAGTTTGCGACTGAAAAGGGTATGGTAGGTATCAAGGGACACCGTTCAGTAGGTGGTTTCCGTGCATCTTGCTACAACGCTATGCCGAAAGAAAGCGTACAGGCCTTGATTGATTGCATGCAGGAATTTGAAAAACTTCATTAA
- a CDS encoding NAD(P)-dependent oxidoreductase: protein MKVLVATDKPFAKVAVDGIRKEIEAAGYEFALLEKYTDKAQLLDAVKDANAIIIRSDIIDAEVLDAAKELKIVVRAGAGYDNVDLAAATAHNVCVMNTPGQNSNAVAELALGMMVYAVRNFYNGTSGTELMGKKLGIHAYGNVGRNVARVAKGFGMEVYAYDAFCPKEVIEKDGVKALDSAEELYKTCQVVSLHIPATAETKNSINYALLKDMPKGAMLVNTARKEVINEAELIKLMEDRADFKYITDIMPAANAEFAEKFAGRYFSTPKKMGAQTAEANINAGIAAAQQIVGFLKDGCEKFRVNK, encoded by the coding sequence ATGAAAGTACTTGTAGCTACCGATAAACCGTTTGCAAAAGTTGCAGTAGACGGAATCCGTAAAGAAATAGAAGCAGCCGGATATGAGTTTGCTTTACTCGAAAAATATACCGATAAAGCCCAGTTGCTGGATGCAGTGAAAGACGCTAACGCTATCATTATCCGTAGTGATATTATTGATGCCGAAGTGCTTGACGCTGCTAAGGAATTGAAGATTGTAGTTCGTGCCGGTGCCGGATACGATAACGTAGACCTGGCTGCTGCCACTGCTCACAATGTTTGTGTGATGAACACTCCGGGACAGAACTCGAATGCTGTTGCCGAACTGGCTTTGGGCATGATGGTGTATGCTGTACGCAACTTCTATAACGGAACTTCCGGTACAGAATTGATGGGTAAGAAACTGGGCATCCACGCTTATGGAAACGTAGGCCGCAATGTGGCTCGTGTTGCCAAAGGCTTCGGAATGGAAGTGTATGCTTATGACGCATTCTGCCCGAAAGAAGTAATCGAAAAGGATGGCGTGAAAGCACTTGATTCGGCAGAAGAGCTGTATAAGACTTGCCAGGTTGTATCTTTGCATATTCCTGCAACTGCCGAGACTAAGAATTCTATCAATTATGCTTTGCTGAAAGATATGCCGAAGGGTGCGATGTTGGTAAACACTGCCCGTAAGGAAGTTATCAATGAAGCCGAACTGATTAAGTTGATGGAAGACCGTGCCGACTTCAAATACATCACAGACATCATGCCTGCTGCCAACGCTGAATTTGCCGAGAAGTTTGCCGGACGTTATTTCTCAACTCCGAAGAAGATGGGGGCACAGACTGCCGAGGCAAATATCAATGCCGGTATTGCTGCTGCCCAACAAATCGTTGGTTTCTTGAAAGACGGTTGCGAAAAATTCCGCGTGAATAAATAA